A window from Sinanaerobacter sp. ZZT-01 encodes these proteins:
- a CDS encoding class I SAM-dependent methyltransferase has translation MEFLFKNAVEIAKKICLMKVEEGDIIVDATMGNGNDTAFLCSLVGETGKVYAFDVQETALNNTRKCLLEAQYQQRAQLILDGHENMDRYVTAKVKLILFNLGYLPKGNHAITTKKETTLKAVEKSLDALEESGVLLLVLYPGHLSGREEKEALEYFTSNLNQKRYTVTKHSFLNQINNPPELICIEKNR, from the coding sequence ATGGAGTTTTTATTTAAAAATGCAGTTGAAATTGCAAAAAAAATTTGTTTGATGAAAGTAGAGGAAGGGGATATCATTGTCGATGCAACTATGGGAAATGGAAACGACACAGCTTTTTTATGCAGTTTGGTCGGAGAAACCGGAAAAGTATATGCATTTGATGTACAAGAAACAGCATTAAATAATACAAGAAAATGTCTATTGGAGGCACAGTATCAGCAAAGAGCCCAGCTGATTTTAGACGGACATGAGAATATGGATCGATATGTGACAGCAAAAGTGAAGTTGATATTGTTTAATTTGGGCTACCTGCCGAAAGGAAACCATGCAATTACAACAAAGAAAGAAACGACACTTAAAGCCGTGGAAAAGAGTTTGGATGCACTGGAAGAGAGCGGTGTCCTTTTATTGGTTCTCTATCCAGGACATTTGAGTGGAAGAGAAGAGAAAGAAGCATTGGAGTACTTTACTTCAAATTTGAACCAAAAAAGATATACGGTAACGAAGCATTCTTTTTTAAATCAAATAAACAATCCGCCGGAATTGATCTGTATTGAAAAGAATAGATAA